The genomic segment TTTACCTCTTTCCAGTCCAACTTTTTCCATCCCCCTCTTCCCCTTAACGCTCGGGGCGAAATTTGTCGAAAATATCACATTTTTAAGTACAATATACCGCTATTTGGCAAAAAAATCAAAATGGCAAAACCTTATCTTTCAGCTCGAAAACAGCGTTTTTTGTTTTGAAAAACGCCGATTCGATTAATTTGTGCTTTGAAAGGCAAAATTGGCACTGGCATCTTAATTTTATGTCGGACGAAAAATGTTGAATTAATGAAAGTCTGGAGGTATAATAAACATAAATAGCGTCAGACAAAAAATAGAGGTGATGGCGATGATGGAAGGAAGATGCTATGAGCGGCACGATTTCCAGGTTCTCGTCCTTCAGGAATTCGGCAAGCGGCGCCCTCGGTCCCCAGAGGAAACAAAGAGGCTACAGGAAGAGTACCTCCGGCTTCTTGAAGAAATTCCCCGAATGTGGGAAGAATTCGTAGAGAAACATAAAAACATTTATGAGCGGTTCGGATACCTCGATGTTGTCGTCCATGACGATCTGCGCGTCGAACGCAAAAAGCTCCAACGTGGACGCCCGAAAGAAGAAAAGTCCAAGTCACATCGCATTACCGTGCGCTTGGACGACGAGCTGTATGAACTCCTCCAAAAATACTGTCGGACAAAAAATGCGTCGGAGTCGGAGGCGGTGCGGCAACTCATATCGGAATTGAAGTGGAAGCGTTTCTAACGCTCTTATTTTTTGCAATCATTGAAGGAATCTAGAAAATAACGTAGAATAAATCATATAAACAAAAGAAGAAACAAACCTTGGAAGAAAGGAAGGTGATATAAGTGGCCATCACCATCACCATGGGCATCCAGAAAGGCGGATGCGGGAAGTCCACGACAACCGGAGTCCTCGCCTATTTGCTGAGCAGGGACGGATACAGGGTTTTGGCCGTCGACATGGACTCGCAGGGGAATTTGACAGAGCTTCTTTCGCGGAAGCCATCCAACGAATTCACGGAGAAATCCGTTCTCGAAGCGATGCAGGAGAGAGATCCGGAGCCGTACATAGTCAAGGTCAACGACAGGTTGGATCTGCTTCCGGCCAACAACTTTCTGGCCACGTTCCCCCGCTGGATTTACACAGGGGAGACGTACCTTGGAAAATATATAAGATACAAGGGAAAGCCGACCTTGATACTGGACGATACGTTGGACAAGATCCGGCATCATTACGATTTCATTGTCATCGACACGCCGCCTTCGCTGAGCGAGCAGACGACCAACGCCTTGTGCGCAAGCCAGTATGTCATCATGATGTTCGAGTGCTCCAATTGGTGCTACTCGGCGGTCCCGAATTTTATGGAATCCGTCGAGGGAGCGAGGGTTCATGGGCGGCACAATACAAGGCTGCTGGGCATTCTTAGAACCATGAACGACGTCCGCCGCAACGATGCGAAGGCGTTCAATGAAATGATTGAGGAGGATTATCCGAACGAGGTGTTCAAAACGATCATCACCCGCAAGGCTCCGATCGGCCGTCTGTCTTTGTACGGCTTCGAAGAAAACAATGAGTTGAACCAGGCGCTGGAGCAGTATGAAAACTTTTATAAGGAGATGATGGAGCGTGTCCAAAGTGGATGATATCAAAAACATGAAACGCCAGCAAAAAGTCATCACGCCTATGCAAGTGCTGACTGATCCTGTTGGGGAAGAAAATAACATAACTTTAAACGAAGATGACAACCAACCAAGAAAGGAAGGAAAGAAAGTGGAAAGGAAGCGTGTTTCTTTCGATATTCGGACGGATCTGCACAAAGAGCTGAAGATGCAGTCGATTTTGCAAGAGAAGAATATCTATTTACTGATTGAGGAAGCGGTAGAGAAGTATCTAAATGAACTGAAACAGAAATAATTCCAAATAGACCGCGCCGGTCTTCCCGGTTAAATCCTGGAAAAGCCCGGCGCTTGATTTGTTCGGAGAGGCTGCTTGTGAACCTGATCATGCACAGCTGTGCGGAGTGGGGGCAGAGCAGCTGACGCATCATACCGCTTCTTGAGACAACAAATAAGGTTTTACTCTTACTAATAATCACTCCAGAAAGTATGTATCAACAAACAAACGTTTATTTCATCTTTTCTTCACATCTTTTCTTCAATTGAATATTTTTTAATGTTCCGTGCGGCCGTGTGAAGCTGAGGTGAGAAGTGAATCAAAGCACCGCCGCAGTGAAGTTGTATGTTGCCGTAAAACGTCGTTAAACGGCTTATTTTGGCGTTTTTTGAATTCCAGAGGGAAAACTATTAAACTAGTAAGAAAAACGTCTCAAAAAGGCTGTATGGCCGTTTAAAAACGATGTTGGCTATGAGGTTCTCTTCATACAGTTTTTAATTAACGACATATATAACCTATAGTGTATTAACCAGCAGCAATCTCCCTTTTTGTTGCTTTTATATACTTTTATTATTTATATCTTTTAATCCTTTATTATTTTAAGGGGCGCCAAGATCCTTTATTTATCAAGGTTTCTACGGGTTTTAACAGTACATTTTTGGTTTCTTTGACGTACATTTTTGGTGTTTATCTCATACATTTTTGGTGTTAGGCGTACATTTTTGGTGTTTATCTCGTACATTTTTGGTTATTTCAGCGTACATTTTTGGTGTTAGACGTACATTTTTGGTGCCTAGATAGTACAAATAAAATAAAATGTACGCTTTAAGAGTTAATCCGTACATTTTTGGTGTTGATTCTAAGCGTACATGAATAAAAA from the Geobacillus genomosp. 3 genome contains:
- a CDS encoding ParA family protein; translation: MAITITMGIQKGGCGKSTTTGVLAYLLSRDGYRVLAVDMDSQGNLTELLSRKPSNEFTEKSVLEAMQERDPEPYIVKVNDRLDLLPANNFLATFPRWIYTGETYLGKYIRYKGKPTLILDDTLDKIRHHYDFIVIDTPPSLSEQTTNALCASQYVIMMFECSNWCYSAVPNFMESVEGARVHGRHNTRLLGILRTMNDVRRNDAKAFNEMIEEDYPNEVFKTIITRKAPIGRLSLYGFEENNELNQALEQYENFYKEMMERVQSG
- a CDS encoding ribbon-helix-helix protein, CopG family encodes the protein MAMMEGRCYERHDFQVLVLQEFGKRRPRSPEETKRLQEEYLRLLEEIPRMWEEFVEKHKNIYERFGYLDVVVHDDLRVERKKLQRGRPKEEKSKSHRITVRLDDELYELLQKYCRTKNASESEAVRQLISELKWKRF